TGGCATTATTTCCAAATAGGTTGGTTTTGAATTATATACGTTTAATTCATTAAAATGATGTTCACTGATTTTTGTATACAATAATTTTAGTTCATTTGGTTCTGCCATACATAAAATTTTGTTTGGTCCTGAATCTTTTTGCTTCCAAGCATGAAACAGATTATGAAAGTCTATTATGCTAGGTGAAATATTCGTTATTTCACTTTCCTGTTTAGCCCATTTATCCATTTTTTCTATATACCATTCGTCATTTCTATATAAACTTACGTGTATGCCTATTTCTTTAGCAAATTTAAATACTGCCTCTACATCTATAATAGGAATAGTTACATTTGATATAATATTAGTTTTATCATCCATAACTAGAGCACCACTATAACAAATAATTGGCTGACTAACATTAAGTTCTTTAAGCAAAAATATTATTCCCTTTGGCATTCTAGCTGAAACTAATATTACTGGTATATTCTTTTCGTTTATGGCTATCCTAATTGCTTCTTTTGTATTCTGTGAAATTTTATGTTCTGAATTTAACAATGTGCCATCAATGTCTAAACATATCATTTTAAATTTATTCATTATTTACGTTTGATGGTTTTCTCTGCAAGTACAAACCATCAAACTTTTCACCTCATTTCATAAATTTTTTATATTAACGGTTTATTATACAAATTTAAATAGTAATTAAATCAATATCATATCTTTGTATAATATCAATATAAAAGTCAGGTGGAAGTCTATCCGTAATGATTGTATTAATTTGATCCCAATCTACTCCTTTATAATAAGCAGTTTTTCCATATTTTTGAAAATCAGCAAGAACAATTATTTTATCAGATTGTCTCACCACTGCCTGTTTAATAAGTGCATCTTCATAATCTGCAAAATAAATTCCATCTTCAGTTATGGCAGCAGCACCTATAAACGCAGCATCAAAATGAATGTCTGTAATTGAATTTTTATAATCTAAATTATAAAAAAAACGATTTTCTTTATTCAAACATCCTCCTATAGAATACACAGTTACATCTTTGTTTCCTGAAAGTATCTCTAAATTATCAAGTGAATGAGTAAATACTGTAACTTTCTTATTTAACTTCTTAGCAAGATGGCTAACAGTTGTGGAAACATCAAAAAAATAATGTTCATGTTCTTTTATAAACGTTAATGCCTTATCTGCAATCTCTTCTTTTTCTTGTGAATGTGATTCAAGTCTTTCTCTATAGGATTGAATTGTATCAATAAATCCAGTAAGAGTAATCCCTCCATGAGTACGAACTGCAGTACCTTCTTCTACAAGTTTCACTATATCTCTTCGCGCTGTATCACGCGATATGTTAAACATTTTACATATCTCATGAACAGATAAAGAGTGATTTGATTGATTTAAATATTCTAGTATTTTTAAAAGCCTTTCCTCTTGGTACACTTTACCACCCCTCAAATTAATTATAAGTATTTATAAGTAATTTGTCAATATGATAAGTATTTATAAGTAATAAAGCTATATATAATCATTGGCTGCTTTTCCTAAGAGTTTCCCTATTTGTTCCTCTAATTGTGAATTTTCAAATAAAAGTCTACTTACTTCATTTATATTTTCTTCATTTCTACCTTTTTTCATTATTTTTAAGGATTTATTGTAATTTTCACTTGCTTCTTTAAACAATTCAGATGCTTTTTTTAAATTACTATTATTTTCAAAAAACTGTTCAAGAAATTTGGCATTATCACTTCTTGAATATTTTAATGTTTCAAGTATCCATTCATTATTAAAAGTTTTTGTTTCTTTAATATATTCTGCAAACTCGCCTATTGCTTGTGCTCCTGTAGCCGTCTTATTTTTCTTTTCTCCAATAAGGCTGTTACCATTTCTTTTAATTACATCATTAATGTGTTCATTTTTTTCCACAACTGTAAATACACAAAAACCATATTTCCATGGCTTTTTAAATTTTTTATTCAATCTATTTGTAGCAGTAATAAGCTTTTCCATTTTAATGTATTTTTTTTCTTCATTTTGCTTTCCAATTGTTTCATAATAGAAAAATCCTTTTTTATCATAGCCTACAAAAAGTTCACTATGTGGATAAAAGCCTGCCTTATTCAAAAAACTACACATATCTAGTTGTACTAATACTGGATATCCTTTTGAAATGTAATATTTTACAGCATCTACAAATAACTTAACACTAAAAGTTGTATAATAATCCATCTTTAATCCTATAAATGGAGCGGAAATTCTTAATCCTTCAATTGGTTCTGAAAATGGAATAAAATTTTTATTTACTAAATTAAAACTAGTTCCATAAGTGTATCCCATAAGAAAATTAATATGTTCTATAGATAATTTTTCTTCTGGATAAACTACATCACTAATCATTTTTAAAGCTGAAGATTCCTGATATTGCTTGTCATTTGATACATTAGTTATACCCTTAATCATAAATTGTTCTGGATATTTTGAAATTTTACGAAATTTTATAATTTGGGGTTTATAAGCGTTTTCATAATACTTTTTTTGATAGAAATTAAAAATTTCAAAATAAGCAGATATACTTAGTACTATTACTACTACAACAATAATCATAATATTATTTATCACAGCTTACATCTCCTATACCTAATATATAAAGTTAAGGCTATCCCAAATTTAAGAGACAGCCCTACTTATTTAAAAAATCATTTAAGAATTATTTTAAGAATCCACATATATAACCAACTATACCTAAAGCGAACATTCCAAATATTATTACCATTGGATTAACTTTCTTCTTTAGTAGCTTCATGCAACCGAAAGTTATTAATAATGCAAGTAAGCCTGGAACGAATGAATCTAAAGTACTTTGAACAGTTGTAGTAATCATTTTACCAGTTTGGTCCTTATATTGTGCAATTACTAATGGAACATTAATACTAGTCCATTTGTTAACTAATACTCCCATTATAAACAATCCCACTATCGATGCACCTTCAGTTATTTTCTGTAGTGTATTTCCAGATGCTTCTGTTACCATTGATGTTCCTTTTTCATATCCTAATTTAAGTCCATACCATAATATCAATATTCTACAAATATTAAATGGTATAAAGAAAAGTAGTGGTCCCAAAATACTTCCACTAGCAGCAATTGAGGCACCAAGTGCAGCAAACATCGGTCTTAATGTTCCCCAAAATATAGGGTCACCCACACCAGCAAGTGGTCCTATAAGTCCAATTTTCACACCACTAATAGCTGCATCATCAATTTCTGCTCCATTAGCTTTTTGTTCTTCCATAGCAGCTGTAACACCCATAATAGGTGCAGCCATATATGGAGTAGTGTTAAAGAATTCCAAGTGCCTTTTTAATGCTGCTTTTTGATCTGCTTTATCCTTATAAAATCTCTTTATAGCTGGAATCATAGATACACAAAAACCCATACTTTGCATTCTTTCAAAGTTATATGAACCTAATATAAACCATGAACGCCAAAACATACTTCTTAAATCGCCTTTAGTTAACTTATTCTCACTCATATTATATCCTCCTTCTACAAATCATCTAATTCATCAGCTGCTTGAACTTTGGTGTATCTAGGATTCAATTGAATAAATAATAGTGCTGCGCATACACCAATTATACCGAAACCAACAAGAGTAAATGTTGTAAATGCAGCAACTACAAAACCAATAAAGAAGAATGGCATTAAGTATTTTGCTTCCATCATATTAATTACCATAGCATAACCAACACAAACTATCATTCCTCCAGCAATCTGTAATCCCCTTGTTACAGGTACAGGTATACTTGCCAACATTGAGTTAACTCCACTAGTACCAGCCACAGCTGCCACTAATGCCACTGGTATAGCTATACGAAGTCCTTGTAATATAAGTGCTCCAAAGTGAGCTATTTCTATCGCTCTAAAATTACCTTCTTCAGCATATTTATCCGAAAGATGTTGGAAAAATACTGCTATAGTTCTAACAAATATGGTTAAAACCTGTCCAGCTGCTGCAATTGGAATTGCAACTGCTATACCTGATGCTATCGGTTGATGAGCTGTAATTACCAATATAGCTGCAACAACACTAGCAAGTGCACTATCTGGTCCCATTGCTGCTCCAACATTCATCCAACCTAGAGCTAAAAGTTCCAATTCACCACCTAAAATAATTCCTGTTTTTAAATCCCCTAGTACTAGTCCTATTAAAGTACATGCAATAAGTGGTCTGTGTGTTTGCATACTGTCAAGTACACTTCCCATACCGGTTATCATAGCAACGACAATTACTAGAACAAATTGAATAGTTGACATGTGTAATCCCCCTCTATAAAATATATTATTTTTGTTCTCCTAACTTCAAAACCTTTACATTTTTATAAAATCACTTAAGTTATATTACAAAAGA
The Clostridium felsineum DSM 794 DNA segment above includes these coding regions:
- a CDS encoding Cof-type HAD-IIB family hydrolase; the protein is MNKFKMICLDIDGTLLNSEHKISQNTKEAIRIAINEKNIPVILVSARMPKGIIFLLKELNVSQPIICYSGALVMDDKTNIISNVTIPIIDVEAVFKFAKEIGIHVSLYRNDEWYIEKMDKWAKQESEITNISPSIIDFHNLFHAWKQKDSGPNKILCMAEPNELKLLYTKISEHHFNELNVYNSKPTYLEIMPQNASKTSAIEILSRKFGIERSEIIAIGDNYNDISMIEFAGIGIAMGNAPSEVKQCADEITLCNDEDGVAESIKKYILV
- a CDS encoding DeoR/GlpR family DNA-binding transcription regulator, with product MYQEERLLKILEYLNQSNHSLSVHEICKMFNISRDTARRDIVKLVEEGTAVRTHGGITLTGFIDTIQSYRERLESHSQEKEEIADKALTFIKEHEHYFFDVSTTVSHLAKKLNKKVTVFTHSLDNLEILSGNKDVTVYSIGGCLNKENRFFYNLDYKNSITDIHFDAAFIGAAAITEDGIYFADYEDALIKQAVVRQSDKIIVLADFQKYGKTAYYKGVDWDQINTIITDRLPPDFYIDIIQRYDIDLITI
- the manZ gene encoding PTS mannose transporter subunit IID; the encoded protein is MSENKLTKGDLRSMFWRSWFILGSYNFERMQSMGFCVSMIPAIKRFYKDKADQKAALKRHLEFFNTTPYMAAPIMGVTAAMEEQKANGAEIDDAAISGVKIGLIGPLAGVGDPIFWGTLRPMFAALGASIAASGSILGPLLFFIPFNICRILILWYGLKLGYEKGTSMVTEASGNTLQKITEGASIVGLFIMGVLVNKWTSINVPLVIAQYKDQTGKMITTTVQSTLDSFVPGLLALLITFGCMKLLKKKVNPMVIIFGMFALGIVGYICGFLK
- a CDS encoding PTS mannose/fructose/sorbose transporter subunit IIC; this encodes MSTIQFVLVIVVAMITGMGSVLDSMQTHRPLIACTLIGLVLGDLKTGIILGGELELLALGWMNVGAAMGPDSALASVVAAILVITAHQPIASGIAVAIPIAAAGQVLTIFVRTIAVFFQHLSDKYAEEGNFRAIEIAHFGALILQGLRIAIPVALVAAVAGTSGVNSMLASIPVPVTRGLQIAGGMIVCVGYAMVINMMEAKYLMPFFFIGFVVAAFTTFTLVGFGIIGVCAALLFIQLNPRYTKVQAADELDDL